From Rutidosis leptorrhynchoides isolate AG116_Rl617_1_P2 chromosome 3, CSIRO_AGI_Rlap_v1, whole genome shotgun sequence, a single genomic window includes:
- the LOC139897296 gene encoding protein transport protein Sec61 subunit beta-like, with protein MALNGAAPPRGSAAAAAANLRRRRTGGAGGATGGTAGNMLQFYTDDAPGLKISPNVVLVMSIGFIAFVAVLHVVGKLYLVRKD; from the coding sequence ATGGCTTTGAATGGGGCAGCTCCACCAAGAGGAAGTGCAGCCGCTGCGGCAGCTAACTTGCGAAGGAGAAGGACGGGTGGAGCCGGAGGGGCAACTGGTGGGACCGCTGGGAACATGCTCCAGTTTTACACTGATGATGCACCCGGATTGAAGATATCTCCAAATGTTGTTCTTGTGATGAGCATTGGCTTCATTGCTTTTGTTGCTGTGCTTCATGTTGTGGGTAAGCTTTACTTGGTCCGTAAGGATTAA